Proteins encoded within one genomic window of Aquarana catesbeiana isolate 2022-GZ linkage group LG03, ASM4218655v1, whole genome shotgun sequence:
- the LOC141133968 gene encoding uncharacterized protein — protein MDFVNEIGEEPVGGEVRLLLIYYIARKMEEGVSAAVVNKNVSGLAFLFKLQGQMDFTKDFWVRQAMKGYRKAWVKKDVRRPVTFEILQGVIAQLERVCSSGYEVLLFKVAFLLAFFGAFRIGELVSPSKKVQGGLNYQDVKCEAEALQLYLRKSKTDQLGRGRIVRVYPVVGSVLCPVGTVREFLSLRPAGMGPLLVHSGGECLSRFQFGAVFAKCIRGLGLTEKDFSSHSFRIGAATEAARNGLGEEMVKKIGRWESKRFQSYVRPNLVVSL, from the coding sequence atGGATTTTGTGAATGAAATCGGGGAGGAGCCGGTGGGTGGAGAGGTGCGGTTGCTCTTGATATACTACATTGCCAGGAAGATGGAGGAGGGTGTGTCTGCAGCTGTAGTGAATAAGAATGTATCTGGGTTGGCCTTTCTGTTTAAGTTGCAGGGTCAGATGGATTTTACGAAAGACTTCTGGGTCCGGCAGGCAATGAAGGGTTACAGAAAGGCTTGGGTTAAGAAGGATGTGAGAAGGCCGGTGACATTCGAGATTTTGCAGGGTGTTATAGCACAACTGGAGAGGGTGTGCTCTTCAGGTTATGAAGTGCTGTTGTTCAAGGTAGcctttttattagcgttttttggggCCTTTAGAataggggagttggttagcccttcCAAGAAGGTACAGGGAGGGCTGAATTATCAGGATGTGAAGTGTGAGGCGGAAGCCTTGCAGTTGTATTTGAGAAAATCAAAGACCGATCAACTGGGAAGGGGCAGAATCGTTAGGGTGTATCCGGTTGTGGGTTCGGTGTTGTGCCCAGTTGGGACAGTGCGGGAGTTTTTGAGTTTGCGCCCGGCGGGAATGGGCCCCCTTTTGGTACATTCAGGTGGTGAATGTTTATCCAGATTCCAATTTGGggcagtttttgcaaaatgtatccGGGGTTTAGGACTGACCGAGAAGGATTTCTCGTCACATTCCTTCAGGATAGGAGCAGCCACGGAAGCAGCCAGGAATGGATTGGGGGAGGAGATGGTAAAAAAGATTGGTAGATGGGAATCCAAGAGGTTTCAATCTTATGTGCGGCCCAATTTGGTGGTTAGTTTGTAG